Proteins from a genomic interval of Thamnophis elegans isolate rThaEle1 chromosome 2, rThaEle1.pri, whole genome shotgun sequence:
- the SELENOK gene encoding selenoprotein K yields the protein MVYISNGQVLDNRSRAAWSLSSITDFFWGIADFIVMFFQSIIHPDLRRGYTSSSSSRYDDGRGPPGFPRRRMGRITHFGGPNPPPMAGGGUGR from the exons ATGGTTTACATTTCGAACG GACAAGTTTTGGATAACCGGAGTCGGGCTGCATGGAGTTTGTCATCTATAACTGACTTCTTCTGGGGAATAGCAGATTTCATAGTTATGTT TTTTCAGAGCATTATCCACCCAGATTTGAGGAGAGGCTAcacatcttcctcttcttcaagATACGATGATGGAAGAGg ACCTCCAGGATTTCCTCGTCGTAGAATGGGCCGAATAACCCACTTTGGAGGTCCAAATCCTCCACCAATGGCTGGGGGTGGATGAGGAAG GTAA